A window of Pseudomonadota bacterium genomic DNA:
CGTCACGCGGCCTTTGTGCAAGGAGTTCTCTTCGGGGTACTGGCTCTGGCGGCAGTTTTAGGCTTGTATAGTTATCAGCGCCGGGAACAGAAATTTGCCGACACAGAAACCGGTTACGTAGCCAAACTGCAGGAGAACGAGACCGAGCTACAGGCAATCTTCGATACAGTAGGAACGGGGATTCTCATCATCGATAAGAACACTCAGATCATTATTGAAGCTAATCAGACTACCATAGAAATGACCGGACTGCCCAAAGAGAGAATTATAGGACAGATCTGCCACTCATTGGTTTGTCCTGCTCAGGCAGGTAAATGCCCGGTCAAAGATCTTGGTCAAAGCGTTGATCACTCTGAACGTAAGCTCCTTTACGCTGATGGACGCCAAAAAGACATCCTGAAAACCGTTTATCCTATTACCATCAAGGGAAGGGATTGTTATCTTGAAAGCTTTATTGATATTTCCGACCGCTTGTTGGCAGAGGCGGCGCTGCGGACCCAAAATAAAACATTCTCGCAAGTTTTAAACGGCCTCGATGCCCTCGTTTACGTAGTTGATATGAAAACCTATGAGATCGTTTTCATCAACGCATACGGGCAACACATATGGGGCGATATTAAGGGTAAAATCTGTTGGCAGACGATCCAGACAGGCCATGCCAATCCCTGTAAATTTTGCACAAACAGTCAGCTCGTTGGGCCAGATGGGAACCCGACAGAGGGTGTTGTCTGGGAATTTCAGAACACTGTCACTAAACGGTGGTACGATTGTCGGGACAGGGCCATTTATTGGCCTGATGGTCGTATTGTCCGTATGGAAATCGCCACCGATGTCACTGCCCGCAAACTCGCCGAAGACCAAATCAAATCCCTCCTCTCCGAAAAGGAAATCCTACTTAAAGAGGTACACCACAGGATCAAGAACAACATGAACGTGATCGTGAGTTTGTTGTCTCTCCACGCAGATACGCTGCATGACCCGTCAGCCATTGCCGCACTTGAGGATTCGGGAAGCCGCGTCCGTAGTATGATGATTTTGTATGATAAACTCTACCGGTCTGCCGATTTTAGAGAAATATCGACAAAGGAATACCTCACCTCTCTGATTGAAGAAATTGTAAACAATTTTCCCAACCGGGGATTGATAACCATTAAAAAACAGATTGACGACATTATTCTTGACGCAAAGACCTTATCCCCTGTCGGTATCATCCTTAATGAGTTGCTTACAAACATAATGAAACACGCCTTTGTCGGCAGAGACAAGGGAGCAATAGGGGTATCCCTTTCTATAAAGGATAATCACGCAACCCTCATTGTACAGGATAACGGCATCGGTATTCCTGAACCGAATGATATGGCAACTTCCACCGGGTTCGGGATGCAGCTTGTCGGTATATTAACAGAACAGCTTGAAGGGAACATGACGATAGAGCGGGAGAACGGAACAAAGTTTATTCTGGAATTTGAGGTATGATGGATAACATGGCTGGAACCAGAAAATATGCCAATCCTCTTTTTAAGTAGGGACGCTACCAAGGAATTTACTTTGAAAAAAATCATAAACTATCTACCCTTTTTTGCCTTATTTCTCCTGCCTTTATTGTTTTATCCTGCTATTGATACATCAGACTGGAGAAGCAGCAGCGATGTACACGTTCTTTTTGAATTTGCGTCATCACTGCTCGCCATAACGGCAGGAATAATGGTTCTGCTCCATTTTTTTACAACAGGCCGCTGGTTCTTTTTAATTATTTCAATCGGATTCGTTCAAATAGGTACTGAAGAGTTTGTTCACGCTGTATTTTCTTTTGACAGGATTTGGCCGGCAATATCCCAGACTTTTAGATTAGCCATTTCCACGACCTGGTTAACCGGACATCTTCTCCTGTTAATATCGCTCTTCATCGCTCTTATTTTTGGAAAAAAAGAAGTCGTTCCAGCAAAAAGGGGACTAAATGCTGTTGTCTATAACGTTATCGCTCTCATTTTTGCAGCCTCCGTTGCGTTATTAATTTTTATTTCTCCATTCCTTCCACATTTTGTTCAACTTGGTTCGACTACCAAAAAACTTATAGAGCTTTTGCTCGCACTTTTATACTTTGTCGCTTTTTTATTTTACTCCAATATCTACGCAAAACAACAATCCGGTAGTCCCCTTCTTTGGAGTATCATCGCTTGCATTATTTTTCAGGTTTTGGCTCATATCTTTGTTTTTGATGCTCAGGTCTTCTACGATTCACATTGGGATACAGCTCATCTAATAGTATTTCTCAGCTATTTTTTCCCGATCTTTGGTGTTTGGGGCGAAACCCTTAAATTACACAGGTCTGCTCAAGCGCAAGTAACTGACGACGAATGCGGCAGATACGTGCGTTGGAACGCCTATCAGCGCGATGAAATTGTTGGCAAGTCGGAAGACCAGGTCGCGGGCACGAACGCGGCAGATACTATACACCCGGACGACCGAGTGCTAATCGGATCGAAAATCGCGAATGTATTGAGAAGCGGTATTGAGGAGAGTGTGGAAGGTCGGGTTCTTCTGCGCGGCGGGCCATCATTCAGATGGCTCCTGATGACGGGCCGGCAAATAACGATCGATGACAGACCGTTCCTTGTGGGTATTGGTATTGATATTACTGAACGCAAGCAGGCCGAGGAAGCCCTCAAGGCCTCCCTCCGTGAAAAGGAAGTTCTCCTCCAGGAGATCCAGCACAGGGTGAAGAACAACCTCCTCGCCATCTCGGGTATCCTTGCCCTCCAGTTGGACCGGATAAAAGACGATGAGTCAAAGGACGCCTTCATCACAACCATGAACAGGATCAACGCAATGACAAGGATACATACCAGACTCTATCAGTCAGAAGACTATGCTCTCATTAATTTCAAGGAGTATATGGAGGAACTCCTCCTGGAGCTTTCCCGTTCATATGGGTTTCCACATGAGAACATAATAACAAATATTCAAGACATCTCCATTGACGTCAATACTGCAATCCCCACAGGCCTCATATTGAACGAACTTGTCAGCAATGCCATGAAGCACGCCTTCCCTGACAGGGACAACAGAAAGATTACAATCACCATGTCCAAAGAGGACTCCCGCATCACTCTTGCCATCTCCGATAACGGGATCGGAGTCCCTTCCAATATTGACTTTAAAAACACAGAATCAGTAGGGCTTTCTCTGCTCGGGCAACTGGTGGAGCAGATCAACGGCAGTATGGAATTAATAAGAGATAACGGTACTCGATTCATAATCACTTTTTCAGTTGATCAGGAGAAAACACAATGAATGAACAGGAGCAGAAGACCATCCTGCTGGTAGAAGACGAGGCGTTGATCGCTGTCATAGGGAAACAGACATTAAAAAAACACGGCTTCAATGTCATTATTGCCGCCAGCGGAGAAAAGGCCATTGAGATTGCACAAACCACCCCGGATATTGACCTCATCCTTATGGACATCAACCTCGGTAAAGGAAGGATGGATGGTACAGAGGCAGCAGAGATCATCCTCAAAGAGAGAGCCATTCCTGTCCTCTTCCTCTCCAGCTATACCCAGCCCGAAGTAGTTGAAAAGACAGAACGGATCACTTCCTACGGGTATGTAACAAAGGACTCCGGCCATACGGTTCTTATTGCATCCATAAAGATGGCCTTCAAGCTATATGAAGCACACCAGAGGCTGAAAGAAAGAGAGGGGGTGCTACGGGAGAGCGAGGAGAAATACCGTTCTATCTTTGAAAATGCTGTCATGGGAATTTTCCGAACCACTCCGGATGGTCATTATTTGAGTATCAACCCTGCCGGAGCTAAAATGTACGGTTATAAATCGCCAGAAGAAATGATACAGTCGGTCACTGACATGGCTCATCAGATATATGTTCACTCCGAAGACAGAAACCGGTTGAAAGAACTGGTAGAAAATAATGGATTTGTTGAAGGCTTTGAAGCAGAGCATTACAGCAAAGACGGAAGCACAATATGGGCCTCCGTGAATACACGTGTTATACGTGATAATTCGGGCACCATACTCTACTATGAAACCACTTCTGAAGACATTACCTCCCGAAAGCAGGCGGAACAGGCGCTGCAAGAAAGCGAATTACATTATCGTTCTCTTATCGAATGCTCAAGCGATGCCATTTTCTGTGTAGATGAGAATGGAGAGTACAAATTTACAAATCATCTATTTGCATCAACCTTCGGGGAAACACCGGATTATTTTATTGGAAAAACTTTCTGGGATATTTATCCTAAAGAGCATGCAGATTATCGTTACGAAGCAACGAAAAGAGTGTTTCTTACCGGCAAAAGCGAGTCTTTGGAGGTCGAAGTTCCTTTGCCGGATAAAACTTTGTATTTTTATGCTACAGCTAACCCCATAAAAGATGAAACAGGTAAAGTAATATTAGTACTGACTCATGCAACTGACATTACCGAACGCAAGAGAATGGAGGAGTCTCTGAAGGAAAGGGAGAAAAGATTCGCTCTTGCGATCGACGGCACCGGTGCTGGCCTTTGGGATTGGGATATGGTGAAAGCTCAGGTTGTGTATTCTCCGCAATGGAAAAGGATGCTCGGATATGAAATTCATGAAGTCGAGGATACGTTTTCCGGATGGAAAAACCTTTGGCATCCGGACGATTGCGCAAATATCGAAAAAGCGCTCCAGGACTACCTCGCGGGGGAAACCGATCATTATGAAATCAGACACCGGCTGCGTCATAAAGATGGCGACTGGCGGTGGATTCTCACACGTGGCGACATTGTAAAAGATGCACAGGGGAAACCTATCCGCTGGGTTGGGACTAATATTGACATCACCGAGCACAAACAGGCCGAGGAGGAGCTTAGACAACAAGCAACTGCTATGGAGGCTTCGATGGATGGTATTGCCATCCTTAACGAAGATCAAAATTATGTTTATTTGAACGAAGCTCATGCAAGAATCTATGGTTACAGTACATCTGAAGAATTAATAGGAAAATCGTGGCAGGTACTCTATGATGAAGATGAACTGCAAAGATTTAATCAACATATTATGCCCGAATTTAGCCAGAAAGGACAGTGGCAAGGGGAGGTAAGGGGAAAGAAGAAAGATGGAAACACCTTCCCGCAGGAGGTATCATTAACGGCATTGGATAACGGTGGGTTAATTTGTGTTGCCCGCGACATCACCTCCCGCAAGCAGGCTGAGAAGGCTCTCCTGCAGGCCGAAAAAAAATACCGTTCCATCTTCGAGAACGCCGTGGAAGGTATCTTCCAGACCACGCCGGAAGGAAGATACATTTCTGCAAACCCTGCCATTGCAAAGATCTTCGGATATGATTCCCCACAGGAACTCATGGAGCAGATCACCGATATCGGCAGTCAGCACTATGTGAATCTGCAAGACCGGGAAATATACAAAAGTACCCTTGAAGTGGGAGGGGTTATCAGGGGATTTGAGGTACAGCTCATCAACAAAGACGGAAACACTATATGGGCATTCATAAGCGCCCGGGTGGTCAAAGACGATGGAGGTTCGGTCATTTGCTATGAAGGGACGGTGGAGGACATCACCGCCCGCAAGCAGGCAGAAAAGGCGCTGAAGCAATCAGATGCCCGCCTGTCCAACATTATTGAGTTCCTTCCTGATGCTACCTTTGTGATAGACCTTGAAGGGAAAATTATTTCATGGAACAGGGCCATCGAAGAGATGACCGGTTTTCCCGCAGAAACAATGCTTGGCAAGGGCGACTATGAGTATGCCATACCCTTCTATGGAAACCGGCGTCCTATCCTCATCAACTTCTTATCCTCATGGGACGAGGATATTGAAAAACAGTATTCCTTTATACGCAAGGAAGGTGACATGCTCTTCACGGAAACCGACATACCAAGCGTGCGTGGACAAAAAAGGACTCTTTGGGCCGCGGCGAGTCCTCTTCATGATGATTATGGAAACATCATCGGGGCTATTGAATCTATCCGTGATGTCACTGACCGTAAGCAGGCTCAAGAGTCGCTCAAAGAGAGTGAGGATCGCTACCGGCGGATAACCGAGGGGTTGAGCGACTATCTCTATACTGTGCTCATCCATGATGGGCATGTTGTACAAACGATACACAGCCCGGCTTGCGAAGCGGTGACCGGATACACAGCAGAAGAGTTTGCCTCCAATCCTTATCTTTGGATTGACATGGTTCCGGAGCAGGAACACGCTATGCTCAACGAACATATTAAACGTGTTCAGTCAGGAGAAAACTTGTTTCCTATCGAACATCACATCATACGAAAGGACGGAAACATTATCCGGGTGATTGATACTCCTATCACAAAGGTTGACTCCCAGGGGGTACTCATATCGTATGACGGGGTTATCAAGGACATCACCGAGTTAAAGCAGGCCGAGGAGGAAAAACGAATCCTGCAGGAGAGGCTGCAACAGGCAGATAAAATGGAGGCCATCGGCACCCTTGCCGGCGGCATTGCCCATGACTTCAACAATCTGCTCATGGGGATTCAGGGATATGCTTCCCTGACATTAATGGATACTGATCCGTCCCATCCCAATTATGAGCGGCTGAAAAGGATTGAGGAACAGGTTCAGAGCGGGGCGGATTTAACAAGACAACTGCTGGGGTTTGCCCGAGAGGGAAGATATGAGGTGAAACCCGCCGATATGAATGATATTCTTAAAAAGACCTCTTCCATGTTCGGCAGAACCAAGAAGGAAATCACCATCCATCGGAAATATGGGAAAGATCTCTTTACCGTGGAGGTTGACCGGGGGCAGATGGAGCAGGTGTTCGTGAATCTGTATGTGAATGCCTGGCAGGCCATGCCTGGGGGCGGAGAACTCTATCTGGAGACTGAGAATGTTCTTCTGGATAATGAACAAACTTTTCCTTATGCTGTCAAGCCCGGGAACTATATCAGGATATCCATGACGGACACCGGCGCAGGCATGGATGAAAAGACACGAAAGCGGATATTTGATCCCTTCTTTACCACAAAGGAGATGGGAAGAGGAACAGGACTGGGGCTTGCCATGGTCTATGGGATCATCAAGGGGCATAACGGTTTTATCAATGTAGACAGCTATCCCGGTCACGGGACAACATTCACTATCTACCTGCCGGCTTCAGAGAAGGA
This region includes:
- a CDS encoding PAS domain-containing protein; protein product: MTEINNTGKAETKHRIRHPRLKGLHPFFTQWLILGMTLLALGGAMSYLLAEQHSLIEAQERVQLANLAKVLDVNLGHQLDATNRALVGIRDDLPYWKTKHDGKSQTNRQLRVISDAMPGIRTLQILNAAGIVMASNREEMIGHNFAGRDYFKTPHQHPDPAMLYVSPPFRTALGVFGMNLVRVVTGPKGKFAGIVTATLDPEYFTVLLESVLYTPDMRASVNHGDGKVFLIVPDRKDVEGIDLAKPGSFYTRHVESKQAASLFKGLVVATGDERMIAMRTVKSDKFIADTSLMVAVSRDLYAIFATWRHAAFVQGVLFGVLALAAVLGLYSYQRREQKFADTETGYVAKLQENETELQAIFDTVGTGILIIDKNTQIIIEANQTTIEMTGLPKERIIGQICHSLVCPAQAGKCPVKDLGQSVDHSERKLLYADGRQKDILKTVYPITIKGRDCYLESFIDISDRLLAEAALRTQNKTFSQVLNGLDALVYVVDMKTYEIVFINAYGQHIWGDIKGKICWQTIQTGHANPCKFCTNSQLVGPDGNPTEGVVWEFQNTVTKRWYDCRDRAIYWPDGRIVRMEIATDVTARKLAEDQIKSLLSEKEILLKEVHHRIKNNMNVIVSLLSLHADTLHDPSAIAALEDSGSRVRSMMILYDKLYRSADFREISTKEYLTSLIEEIVNNFPNRGLITIKKQIDDIILDAKTLSPVGIILNELLTNIMKHAFVGRDKGAIGVSLSIKDNHATLIVQDNGIGIPEPNDMATSTGFGMQLVGILTEQLEGNMTIERENGTKFILEFEV
- a CDS encoding PAS domain S-box protein, giving the protein MKKIINYLPFFALFLLPLLFYPAIDTSDWRSSSDVHVLFEFASSLLAITAGIMVLLHFFTTGRWFFLIISIGFVQIGTEEFVHAVFSFDRIWPAISQTFRLAISTTWLTGHLLLLISLFIALIFGKKEVVPAKRGLNAVVYNVIALIFAASVALLIFISPFLPHFVQLGSTTKKLIELLLALLYFVAFLFYSNIYAKQQSGSPLLWSIIACIIFQVLAHIFVFDAQVFYDSHWDTAHLIVFLSYFFPIFGVWGETLKLHRSAQAQVTDDECGRYVRWNAYQRDEIVGKSEDQVAGTNAADTIHPDDRVLIGSKIANVLRSGIEESVEGRVLLRGGPSFRWLLMTGRQITIDDRPFLVGIGIDITERKQAEEALKASLREKEVLLQEIQHRVKNNLLAISGILALQLDRIKDDESKDAFITTMNRINAMTRIHTRLYQSEDYALINFKEYMEELLLELSRSYGFPHENIITNIQDISIDVNTAIPTGLILNELVSNAMKHAFPDRDNRKITITMSKEDSRITLAISDNGIGVPSNIDFKNTESVGLSLLGQLVEQINGSMELIRDNGTRFIITFSVDQEKTQ
- a CDS encoding PAS domain S-box protein, encoding MNEQEQKTILLVEDEALIAVIGKQTLKKHGFNVIIAASGEKAIEIAQTTPDIDLILMDINLGKGRMDGTEAAEIILKERAIPVLFLSSYTQPEVVEKTERITSYGYVTKDSGHTVLIASIKMAFKLYEAHQRLKEREGVLRESEEKYRSIFENAVMGIFRTTPDGHYLSINPAGAKMYGYKSPEEMIQSVTDMAHQIYVHSEDRNRLKELVENNGFVEGFEAEHYSKDGSTIWASVNTRVIRDNSGTILYYETTSEDITSRKQAEQALQESELHYRSLIECSSDAIFCVDENGEYKFTNHLFASTFGETPDYFIGKTFWDIYPKEHADYRYEATKRVFLTGKSESLEVEVPLPDKTLYFYATANPIKDETGKVILVLTHATDITERKRMEESLKEREKRFALAIDGTGAGLWDWDMVKAQVVYSPQWKRMLGYEIHEVEDTFSGWKNLWHPDDCANIEKALQDYLAGETDHYEIRHRLRHKDGDWRWILTRGDIVKDAQGKPIRWVGTNIDITEHKQAEEELRQQATAMEASMDGIAILNEDQNYVYLNEAHARIYGYSTSEELIGKSWQVLYDEDELQRFNQHIMPEFSQKGQWQGEVRGKKKDGNTFPQEVSLTALDNGGLICVARDITSRKQAEKALLQAEKKYRSIFENAVEGIFQTTPEGRYISANPAIAKIFGYDSPQELMEQITDIGSQHYVNLQDREIYKSTLEVGGVIRGFEVQLINKDGNTIWAFISARVVKDDGGSVICYEGTVEDITARKQAEKALKQSDARLSNIIEFLPDATFVIDLEGKIISWNRAIEEMTGFPAETMLGKGDYEYAIPFYGNRRPILINFLSSWDEDIEKQYSFIRKEGDMLFTETDIPSVRGQKRTLWAAASPLHDDYGNIIGAIESIRDVTDRKQAQESLKESEDRYRRITEGLSDYLYTVLIHDGHVVQTIHSPACEAVTGYTAEEFASNPYLWIDMVPEQEHAMLNEHIKRVQSGENLFPIEHHIIRKDGNIIRVIDTPITKVDSQGVLISYDGVIKDITELKQAEEEKRILQERLQQADKMEAIGTLAGGIAHDFNNLLMGIQGYASLTLMDTDPSHPNYERLKRIEEQVQSGADLTRQLLGFAREGRYEVKPADMNDILKKTSSMFGRTKKEITIHRKYGKDLFTVEVDRGQMEQVFVNLYVNAWQAMPGGGELYLETENVLLDNEQTFPYAVKPGNYIRISMTDTGAGMDEKTRKRIFDPFFTTKEMGRGTGLGLAMVYGIIKGHNGFINVDSYPGHGTTFTIYLPASEKEVVKEKTTTGTIARGTETILLVDDEKMVLKVSKELLESMGYQVYTAGSGQEAIVVYMEKRNEIDLVILDMIMPGISGGETFDRLKEINPDIKVVLFSGYSINGQAQEIMDKGCNGFLQKPFRIEMLSNKIREMLDME